The following are encoded in a window of Nicotiana tabacum cultivar K326 unplaced genomic scaffold, ASM71507v2 Un00480, whole genome shotgun sequence genomic DNA:
- the LOC142179275 gene encoding uncharacterized protein LOC142179275, producing the protein MEYEAGCLDDSCNSYLESWVRDLASSFMYVERSWRDLLKGRWEAKNHGLGKDAVMRPPSGEEKTSAPVSKLAKDNKIKKASASEDPELKKRMAHKPRKNIIPLTEESVRHIRDEDEEEKNDGFILVAWVKKTIDAQKEAGSMAVDEAPPRTEGISENDSGKVPELLKIEDASNQSEQTVGISEGTSPEALRTEENAPSDSLGAIVIRDSPTLPTFSERAIREARALGTLKVDGAHEGEDPFRDLFTGIEDAASPGVASDLFFKAQ; encoded by the exons atggaatatgaagc CGGTTGCTTGGATGACTCGTGCAATTCCTATCTCGAGAGCTGGGTTCGGGACCTGGCCTCGAGCTTTATGTAtgtcgagcgctcatggcgtgatttattaaagggccgatgggaggccaaaaatcatg GCCTGGGCAAAGATGCGGtcatgaggcccccatctggCGAGGAAAAGACTTCGGCCCCGGTTTCAAAACTGGCGAAGGACAACAAGATAAAAAAGGCCTCTGCCTCTGAGGATCCAGAACTTAAGAAAAGGATGGCTCATAAGCCGAGGAAGAACATCATCCCTCTGACTGAAGAATCTGTTCGGCATAtaagggatgaagacgaagaagaaaaaaatgacgGATTCATACTGGTCGCCTGGGTAAAGAAAACCATCGATGCCCAAAAGGAGGCTGGATCGATGGCGGTTGatgaggctccgcctcgaactgaggggATATCGGAGAATGACTCGGGAAAAGTCCCCGAGTTGTTGAAAATCGAGGATGCCTCCAACCAAAGTGAACAAACGGTGGGTATATCTGAAGGGACCAGCCCTGAAGCCCTCCGAActgaggagaacgccccaagtgactcacttggggcaatagtaatcAGAGACTCGCCCACTCTCCCTACATTTTCTGAAagggcgattcgggaagcccgAGCTTTGGGGACCCTCAAGGTAGACGGAGCTCATGAGGGAGAGGACCCCTTCCGCGATTTGTTTACAGGCATCGAGGATGCTGCCAGCCCGGGTGTCGCATCGGATCTTTTCTTCAAGGCTCAATGA